A window of Costertonia aggregata contains these coding sequences:
- a CDS encoding cytochrome P450 has product MKKPLVAVSQLTVFKNRNRILKNPLPFHNENFEKYGDTFMVNIGLGSKVVFTRNAASIRYILQKNHKNYHKSSLQTKDLAKYIGQGLLTSNGDFWRVHRRMVQPAFHKKKLEGLLGIMHKSIQTELREIFPNKAQDVFPIMGDLAFQVVAQSLFSADNIRKRMRKLQDITTTNQKMLIKEMRQPYLKWWFQLSGDINKHLEFSKDAQKLLDDIIQERIDSGEEKDDLLDMLLKARYEDGMGMSRKQLIDEVLILFTAGHETTANTLSFTLFLMARYPVIQEKLYQEVKNTDFEKDDIMQSLAQLKYAKQCIEESMRLYPPVYVIDRVSLADDTVDGYDFKKRTVWLMSIYELHRHADFWENPTEFIPERFDPENKKDYTDYYFPFGAGPRMCVGNNFAMYEMIMVIAELVKKYRIHTDNNEVEINPLISLKPKAVPLKFVPRD; this is encoded by the coding sequence ATGAAAAAACCTTTGGTCGCAGTTTCACAACTCACCGTTTTTAAAAATAGAAACCGAATTTTAAAAAACCCATTACCTTTTCATAATGAAAATTTTGAAAAGTACGGTGATACGTTTATGGTCAATATCGGTTTGGGCAGTAAGGTGGTTTTTACAAGAAATGCGGCATCCATACGGTACATACTTCAAAAGAACCATAAGAACTATCACAAATCTTCCTTGCAAACCAAAGATTTGGCCAAATATATTGGTCAAGGTCTGCTCACGTCAAATGGGGATTTTTGGCGTGTGCATCGCAGAATGGTACAGCCCGCTTTCCATAAGAAAAAATTAGAAGGTCTACTTGGGATTATGCACAAATCTATCCAAACCGAACTGCGGGAAATATTTCCAAATAAAGCGCAAGATGTATTTCCTATTATGGGAGATTTAGCTTTTCAGGTAGTGGCACAATCCCTTTTTAGTGCAGATAACATTCGTAAAAGAATGCGAAAGCTGCAGGACATCACTACCACGAATCAGAAGATGCTGATTAAAGAAATGCGTCAGCCATACTTAAAGTGGTGGTTTCAGTTGAGCGGGGATATCAATAAACATTTGGAATTTTCAAAAGATGCCCAAAAATTGCTGGATGATATCATTCAAGAGCGCATAGACTCAGGGGAAGAAAAAGATGATTTGTTGGATATGTTATTGAAGGCCCGATATGAAGATGGCATGGGCATGTCAAGAAAACAGTTAATTGACGAGGTATTGATCTTGTTCACTGCCGGTCATGAAACAACGGCGAATACGCTTAGCTTTACTCTGTTTTTAATGGCAAGATACCCCGTTATACAAGAAAAATTATACCAAGAGGTAAAAAATACCGATTTTGAAAAGGACGATATAATGCAGTCCTTGGCGCAGTTAAAATATGCCAAGCAATGTATTGAAGAGTCCATGCGCTTATATCCGCCAGTGTATGTAATAGATAGGGTTAGCTTGGCAGATGATACGGTTGACGGGTATGATTTTAAAAAGCGAACGGTGTGGTTGATGAGTATATATGAACTGCATCGGCATGCCGATTTCTGGGAAAATCCAACCGAATTTATACCGGAACGTTTTGACCCAGAAAATAAAAAGGACTATACGGACTATTATTTTCCCTTTGGGGCGGGCCCTAGAATGTGCGTGGGAAATAATTTCGCTATGTATGAAATGATAATGGTCATTGCCGAACTTGTTAAAAAATACCGTATCCATACGGATAATAACGAAGTTGAAATCAATCCGCTGATATCGTTAAAGCCTAAAGCGGTTCCACTGAAATTTGTTCCCAGGGATTGA
- the queG gene encoding tRNA epoxyqueuosine(34) reductase QueG — MNSKAINTAMIKTEAKRLGFLSCGVSKAEFLEEEAPRLEKWLNNNMHGEMGYMENHFDKRLDPRLLVDGAKSVISLLLNYYPEKEQVANTYKISKYAYGQDYHHVIKSKLKTLQEFISEEIGEIHGRAFVDSAPVLDKAWAAKSGLGWVGKHSNLLTQQVGSFYFIAELIVDLELEYDTPVTDHCGTCTACIDACPTEAITEPYVVDGSKCISYFTIELKNEIPDEFHGKFDDWAFGCDICQDVCPWNKFSKPHREPLFDAHPDLLSMTKKDWEEITEDVFKKVFQKSAVKRTKFSGLQRNIEFIK; from the coding sequence ATGAATTCAAAAGCTATAAATACAGCAATGATAAAGACCGAAGCCAAACGCCTTGGTTTTTTGTCATGTGGTGTTTCCAAGGCAGAGTTTCTAGAAGAAGAAGCCCCTAGGTTGGAAAAATGGCTCAACAATAATATGCATGGCGAAATGGGATATATGGAAAACCATTTTGACAAGCGATTGGATCCAAGATTATTAGTAGACGGTGCCAAATCGGTAATCTCCCTTTTATTGAATTACTATCCCGAAAAAGAACAAGTAGCGAACACCTATAAAATATCCAAATACGCTTACGGTCAGGATTACCACCACGTCATCAAATCAAAACTTAAAACACTACAAGAATTTATATCGGAAGAAATAGGGGAGATACACGGTCGGGCTTTCGTAGATTCCGCTCCGGTATTGGATAAGGCTTGGGCTGCCAAAAGCGGGCTGGGATGGGTAGGGAAACACAGTAACTTATTAACACAACAAGTAGGTTCTTTTTACTTTATTGCCGAACTGATCGTTGATTTGGAATTGGAGTATGATACGCCTGTCACCGACCATTGCGGCACCTGTACCGCTTGTATAGACGCTTGCCCTACAGAAGCGATTACCGAGCCTTACGTTGTGGACGGCAGTAAATGTATTTCTTATTTTACCATTGAGTTGAAAAACGAAATTCCAGACGAATTTCATGGCAAGTTTGACGATTGGGCATTTGGCTGTGATATATGTCAAGACGTTTGTCCTTGGAACAAGTTTTCAAAACCGCATAGAGAACCTTTGTTTGATGCCCATCCAGATTTGCTCTCTATGACCAAAAAGGACTGGGAAGAAATCACTGAAGATGTCTTTAAGAAAGTGTTCCAAAAATCTGCTGTAAAGCGCACCAAGTTTTCAGGTTTGCAACGCAATATAGAGTTCATAAAGTGA
- a CDS encoding GIN domain-containing protein has protein sequence MKNIIILICLLSGLSIYAQRKPKIKGNKNVTQIREDLPPFNAIELIDDLEINLKSSRLESYIVEADDNLMDVLKFKVIDSTLIITSFYNITSKKKLDITVNYNVLNAITLKSGKMITDVVSTDNLYLNLFEDSVLELNTSAAFVAISMEGNSFGNFNLDSDSLNISLKDRVDARIYAVSESNHIRMDKDTKAQLEGTTDKLQVTLLGDSDFRGQKLEAATVSAKLEESATAKIYAFKDFELSSKGSSKTYLFGNPTIVVTEFLDTSELHKEKD, from the coding sequence ATGAAAAATATAATCATCTTAATATGTTTGTTGTCCGGTTTATCTATTTACGCGCAACGCAAACCTAAAATAAAAGGGAATAAAAATGTAACGCAAATACGTGAAGATTTACCGCCGTTCAATGCCATAGAGTTAATTGACGATTTGGAAATTAACCTGAAATCATCACGATTGGAAAGCTATATTGTAGAGGCCGATGACAATTTAATGGATGTATTAAAGTTCAAAGTGATAGATAGCACCTTGATTATTACCTCTTTCTATAACATTACATCAAAAAAGAAACTGGATATAACGGTCAACTACAATGTGCTAAATGCGATTACTTTAAAAAGCGGTAAAATGATAACAGATGTAGTTTCTACCGATAATTTGTACTTAAACCTTTTTGAGGATTCCGTGTTGGAACTCAACACGAGTGCTGCTTTTGTAGCCATAAGTATGGAAGGCAATAGTTTTGGTAATTTTAACCTAGATAGCGACTCACTTAATATTTCATTAAAGGACAGGGTAGATGCCCGAATTTATGCAGTAAGCGAATCGAACCATATCAGAATGGACAAGGATACCAAAGCCCAGTTGGAAGGTACAACGGATAAGCTTCAGGTAACACTACTGGGCGATTCTGATTTTAGGGGTCAAAAACTGGAAGCTGCTACGGTTAGTGCTAAATTGGAAGAATCCGCCACTGCAAAAATATATGCCTTTAAGGATTTTGAGCTATCTTCCAAGGGTTCATCAAAAACCTACTTATTCGGTAATCCTACAATAGTAGTCACTGAATTTTTGGATACCTCGGAGCTGCACAAAGAAAAGGATTAG
- a CDS encoding cytochrome c oxidase subunit II, whose product MTALLTLAVLVLVAIAIWQMTKIFELSQLKTDSSNAQIANDSDNKNNGYMLFAFLVFIYGITIFSFWKYTRVLLPEAASEHGLDVDYLMLVSFIIIFFVQTITQALLHYFGYKYRGEKGRKALFYADNDRLEFIWTIIPVIVLAGLILWGLYTWTNIMDINEEDDPLIVELYAQQYNWTARYGGEDNVLGDANVRMIDINRANVLGLDEADPNAADDIIVKELHLPVGRKVNFKMRSQDVLHSAYMPHFRAQMNCVPGMITEFSFTPIKTTEQMRQSPDIIDKVKRVNTIRAERAANGEDNSEPWEFDYILLCNKICGTSHYNMQMKIIVETQEEYNAWIAEQKTFADTMVKDEAVPAFNMTKGAETAAIE is encoded by the coding sequence ATGACTGCATTATTAACTTTAGCTGTTTTAGTACTCGTGGCAATTGCGATTTGGCAAATGACCAAAATTTTCGAATTGTCCCAACTAAAAACAGATAGCTCAAATGCTCAAATAGCAAATGATAGCGATAACAAGAATAACGGTTACATGTTGTTCGCGTTTCTTGTATTTATATATGGCATCACGATTTTCAGTTTTTGGAAATACACCAGGGTATTATTGCCAGAGGCTGCCTCTGAACATGGTTTGGATGTAGACTATCTAATGTTGGTGTCTTTTATCATTATTTTCTTTGTACAGACGATTACTCAGGCACTTTTACATTATTTTGGTTACAAATACAGAGGGGAAAAGGGTAGAAAGGCTTTGTTTTACGCCGATAATGACAGATTGGAGTTTATATGGACCATTATCCCTGTTATTGTTCTTGCCGGACTTATTTTATGGGGTCTATATACTTGGACAAATATCATGGATATAAATGAAGAAGACGATCCGTTAATCGTTGAATTGTATGCGCAGCAATACAATTGGACCGCTAGATATGGTGGTGAGGATAACGTATTGGGAGATGCCAATGTAAGGATGATAGATATCAACAGAGCTAATGTATTAGGTCTTGATGAAGCCGACCCAAATGCGGCAGATGATATTATAGTTAAGGAACTGCATTTGCCCGTGGGCAGAAAAGTTAATTTTAAGATGCGTTCCCAAGACGTTTTGCATTCTGCATACATGCCACATTTTAGGGCTCAAATGAACTGCGTTCCGGGTATGATTACGGAATTCTCTTTTACACCTATAAAGACTACGGAGCAAATGCGCCAGTCACCAGATATAATCGATAAGGTAAAAAGAGTAAATACAATCCGGGCAGAAAGGGCAGCCAATGGAGAGGATAATTCAGAGCCTTGGGAGTTTGATTATATATTGCTATGTAACAAAATATGTGGTACTTCACACTATAATATGCAGATGAAGATTATAGTGGAGACCCAAGAAGAATATAATGCATGGATAGCGGAGCAAAAAACCTTCGCTGATACCATGGTAAAGGATGAAGCGGTACCGGCCTTTAACATGACAAAGGGCGCTGAAACCGCTGCTATTGAGTAA
- a CDS encoding cytochrome c oxidase subunit I encodes MSAVTAHVDDHTHDDHGHHHKETFVTKYIFSQDHKMIAKQYLITGLIMGFIGIAMSLLFRMQLAWPGESFPIFEAVLGKWAPDGVMSADIYLALVTIHGTIMVFFVLTAGLSGTFSNLLIPLQIGARDMASGFLNMVSYWLFFLSSLIMIISLFVEAGPAAAGWTIYPPLSALPMAQPGSGMGMTLWLVSMAIFIASSLLGSLNYIVTVINLRTKGMSMTRLPLTIWAFFVTAIIGVISFPVLLSAALLLIMDRSFGTSFFLSDIFIQGEVLHYQGGSPVLYEHLFWFLGHPEVYIVLLPALGITSEVMSTNARKPIFGYRAMVASILAIAFLSTIVWGHHMFISGMNPFLGSVFTFTTLLIAIPSAVKAFNYITTLWKGNLQLNPAMLFSIGLVSTFITGGLTGIILGDSTLDINVHDTYFVVAHFHLVMGISALYGLFAGVYHWFPKMFQGRMMNKNLGYVHFWVTAICAYGVFFPMHFVGMAGVPRRYYQNTAFPMFDDLTDVQVLMTVFAIIAGAAQLVFVYNFISSIFYGKKGAQNPWKSNTLEWTTPQEHIHGNWPGAIPEVHRWAYDYSKVDENGEYIIPGQDFVPQNIPLQDDEEELNH; translated from the coding sequence ATGTCAGCAGTAACAGCACATGTAGATGATCACACACATGATGATCATGGACATCATCACAAAGAAACATTTGTAACAAAATACATTTTTAGCCAGGATCACAAGATGATCGCCAAACAGTATTTGATTACTGGTTTGATAATGGGCTTCATCGGTATTGCCATGTCCTTATTGTTTAGGATGCAGTTGGCATGGCCAGGTGAGTCGTTCCCGATTTTTGAAGCGGTATTGGGCAAGTGGGCACCCGATGGTGTCATGTCTGCCGATATATATTTGGCATTGGTCACCATTCACGGTACCATTATGGTTTTCTTTGTTTTGACGGCAGGACTAAGTGGAACATTTAGTAACCTTTTAATTCCATTACAGATTGGTGCCCGTGATATGGCATCAGGCTTTTTGAACATGGTTTCGTATTGGCTTTTCTTTTTGTCCTCTTTAATAATGATAATCTCATTGTTTGTCGAGGCCGGCCCAGCTGCCGCTGGGTGGACTATTTACCCTCCTTTGAGTGCTTTGCCGATGGCACAGCCGGGTTCAGGAATGGGTATGACCTTATGGTTGGTATCAATGGCTATATTCATTGCGTCATCGTTATTGGGTTCATTGAATTACATTGTGACCGTAATCAACTTAAGAACAAAAGGAATGTCTATGACTAGACTTCCATTGACTATCTGGGCATTTTTCGTTACGGCGATTATCGGTGTTATTTCATTTCCTGTTCTGTTATCTGCGGCTTTGTTATTGATAATGGATAGAAGTTTTGGAACATCGTTTTTCCTCTCTGATATTTTTATTCAAGGTGAAGTGTTGCACTATCAAGGTGGTTCACCGGTATTGTACGAACACTTATTTTGGTTCTTGGGTCACCCAGAGGTATATATCGTTTTATTGCCAGCTTTGGGTATAACCTCCGAAGTTATGTCTACCAATGCCCGTAAACCTATATTTGGGTATCGTGCCATGGTCGCCTCTATTTTGGCGATAGCATTTTTATCGACGATAGTTTGGGGGCACCACATGTTCATTTCTGGTATGAATCCGTTCCTGGGCTCGGTATTTACGTTTACGACTCTGTTGATTGCTATACCTTCTGCGGTAAAAGCATTTAATTATATTACAACACTTTGGAAGGGTAATTTGCAGCTTAATCCAGCTATGCTGTTTTCAATTGGTCTGGTATCTACATTCATCACGGGTGGTCTTACCGGTATAATTTTAGGGGATAGTACTCTGGATATCAATGTGCATGATACATATTTTGTTGTGGCGCATTTCCATTTGGTAATGGGTATTTCGGCCTTATATGGTCTTTTTGCAGGAGTCTATCATTGGTTTCCTAAAATGTTCCAAGGCAGAATGATGAACAAAAATTTGGGATATGTACATTTTTGGGTAACAGCTATTTGTGCCTATGGGGTATTCTTTCCCATGCATTTTGTGGGTATGGCAGGTGTGCCAAGACGCTATTATCAGAACACGGCCTTCCCAATGTTTGACGACCTAACTGATGTTCAGGTGCTAATGACCGTTTTCGCTATAATTGCGGGCGCAGCGCAACTGGTATTTGTATATAATTTTATCAGTAGTATTTTTTATGGAAAGAAAGGCGCTCAAAACCCATGGAAATCCAATACTTTGGAGTGGACAACACCACAAGAGCACATACATGGGAACTGGCCTGGAGCTATTCCAGAAGTTCACCGTTGGGCCTACGACTACAGTAAAGTAGATGAAAACGGGGAATACATTATTCCCGGACAGGATTTTGTTCCGCAAAACATCCCTTTACAGGACGATGAAGAGGAATTGAATCACTAG
- a CDS encoding MFS transporter — MKIGKPRLNFWQIFNMNVGFLGIQYSFGLQQTAINPIFLYLGAPEEMLPILNIAGPVTGLVVQPIIGAMSDKTWSQKWGRRKPYFLIGAIIGSLCLFAFPTSPVLWFAVGLLWILDVGNNMAMEPYRAFVGDKLPEKQLSLGYQMQSLFVGAGILLANGSIVLFQYLFGGDSVEVAGEIPKWLYYSFYIGGILSITTILWSVLKTPEIPPSSEELAEINHTKSLPMGQRIAKPFSEIGTAIKDMPKFMWKLGAVYLFQWYALFVYWQYITPLFKSTLGYSTSEAASQSAQMSLTYNIVTMVVALALVPLTLKFGGKKVYSLSLVGTGLALFAIPFINDPLLVLAPMVLFGIGWAAMMGIPYTMVSKVVPQERRGVYMGILNMMIVIPMGIETLTFGPIYKYLLGGSAVNAILFAGAFFVIAAMLAMRLNVSKAASAVTAD; from the coding sequence ATGAAAATAGGTAAACCTAGATTGAACTTTTGGCAGATATTTAATATGAACGTGGGTTTTTTGGGAATCCAATATAGTTTTGGGCTTCAGCAAACAGCCATCAATCCCATATTTCTTTATTTAGGAGCACCGGAAGAGATGTTGCCTATTTTAAATATAGCCGGTCCGGTAACAGGTTTGGTCGTTCAGCCAATTATCGGGGCCATGTCAGATAAAACCTGGTCACAAAAATGGGGTAGGCGTAAACCCTATTTTTTGATAGGGGCCATAATAGGTAGCCTTTGTCTATTTGCTTTTCCTACCAGTCCGGTACTTTGGTTTGCCGTAGGTTTATTATGGATTTTGGATGTTGGAAACAATATGGCCATGGAACCGTACCGTGCTTTTGTTGGGGATAAACTACCCGAAAAACAATTGAGTTTGGGCTACCAAATGCAAAGTTTGTTTGTGGGAGCAGGTATTCTTTTGGCCAATGGGTCTATCGTACTCTTTCAATATCTGTTTGGGGGAGATTCGGTTGAAGTTGCTGGCGAGATTCCAAAGTGGTTGTACTACTCATTTTACATAGGGGGAATTTTATCGATAACCACCATATTATGGTCGGTTTTGAAAACTCCAGAAATACCGCCATCATCTGAGGAATTGGCCGAAATAAACCATACTAAAAGTTTGCCCATGGGTCAGCGTATTGCCAAACCGTTTTCAGAGATTGGTACAGCGATAAAAGATATGCCAAAATTCATGTGGAAACTAGGGGCCGTTTACTTATTTCAATGGTATGCCCTTTTTGTCTACTGGCAATACATAACGCCTTTGTTCAAGTCCACGTTAGGGTATTCAACTTCCGAGGCTGCATCACAGTCGGCCCAAATGAGTTTAACGTATAACATAGTTACCATGGTAGTAGCCCTTGCGCTAGTACCGCTTACCTTAAAATTTGGAGGTAAAAAAGTGTATTCCCTGAGTTTGGTAGGTACCGGTCTGGCACTTTTTGCCATACCGTTTATTAACGATCCTTTGTTGGTATTGGCGCCAATGGTCCTTTTTGGTATTGGTTGGGCAGCTATGATGGGAATACCATATACCATGGTCTCAAAAGTTGTTCCACAAGAAAGGCGTGGGGTGTATATGGGAATTTTGAATATGATGATCGTAATCCCTATGGGTATTGAAACATTGACTTTTGGACCTATTTACAAGTATCTTCTGGGCGGTAGTGCCGTAAATGCCATCTTATTTGCGGGAGCGTTCTTCGTTATAGCGGCTATGTTGGCCATGCGATTGAACGTATCCAAAGCTGCCAGTGCTGTAACTGCTGATTAA
- a CDS encoding acyl-CoA dehydrogenase family protein has protein sequence MEKKMYPGGILQYIPFFYVIWSDDLLSVSEINVVQKAIKQDKGLTKDEAATLNSWLNIKQPPADETLKNWKHIVSNSKVRLVESNTYPLTTLSQNVVCHYYNECPFNDSLKYIEVNLGIQPNHYNHLFDVEVDHEITSDYYDASEIDTILKGKHAPVIDGFRAALDKPIFAWDIHRKKEKFREIVLKQVQFLAHKGFGAMAYPQAYGGTGDMEGYATIFENMMYVDGSLTIKFGVQFGLFGGSIQKLGTKKHHDKYLKKAGTADLLGCFAMTETGHGSNVRGIKTTATFDKTSDNIIIHTPGKNDNKEYIGNALHSKMASVFAQLIVNGKNEGVHAILVPVRDEKHELLPGVTIEDNGYKLGLNGVDNGKIWFNQVAVPRENLLNKYGTITDKGEYHSDIKNPNKRFFTMLGTLVGGRICVARAGLGGAKMSLTIAIKHALKRRQFNDSVKIQEDLLMDYPTHQLRLTPLVASAYVYHVTLDKMMEVYCDDSQPDKRKVETQVAGLKSIITWYANNTIQECREACGGKGYLIENRIADLKGDVDIFTTFEGDNNVLLQLAAKGVLSDFKAEFNSAGFSSVLKVLAKQLSDKLSNINPMYSNKVDKEHLYNPKFHKHAFDYRTRRLTYTLAMRIRSYIKKGIPSYQAFLKVQTHLLALGKAYSIELAYRTFADFAETIKDEKYRALFEKLGTLYALYEIRKDAAWYLEQGYIGSSKSKAIRQRVERLCTELRPHIDVLVDGFGIPKHCMSAPVAN, from the coding sequence ATGGAAAAGAAAATGTACCCTGGCGGAATTCTTCAATATATTCCGTTTTTTTATGTGATTTGGTCAGATGACCTTTTATCTGTTTCAGAGATAAATGTAGTACAGAAAGCTATTAAACAAGATAAGGGTTTAACCAAAGATGAGGCTGCGACCTTGAATTCTTGGTTAAACATCAAACAACCGCCAGCCGATGAAACACTCAAAAATTGGAAGCATATCGTTTCCAATTCCAAGGTGAGGTTGGTAGAGAGCAATACCTACCCGTTAACCACCTTAAGTCAAAACGTGGTTTGCCATTATTATAACGAATGTCCTTTCAACGATTCCTTAAAATATATTGAAGTGAATTTGGGGATTCAACCCAACCACTACAACCATCTATTTGATGTTGAAGTGGATCATGAAATCACCTCTGATTATTATGATGCTTCTGAGATAGACACAATTTTAAAAGGAAAACATGCCCCGGTCATTGATGGGTTCAGAGCTGCCTTGGACAAACCCATTTTTGCATGGGACATACACCGTAAAAAAGAGAAGTTTCGAGAAATTGTTCTAAAGCAGGTACAGTTTTTGGCCCATAAGGGTTTTGGTGCAATGGCCTATCCTCAGGCATATGGCGGAACCGGAGATATGGAAGGTTACGCTACCATCTTTGAAAACATGATGTATGTAGATGGCAGCCTTACCATTAAATTTGGTGTGCAGTTTGGACTGTTCGGGGGTAGCATACAAAAATTGGGCACAAAAAAACATCATGACAAATACTTGAAAAAAGCGGGCACAGCAGATTTGCTCGGTTGTTTTGCCATGACAGAAACTGGGCACGGCTCTAACGTTAGAGGCATAAAAACTACGGCAACCTTTGATAAAACATCTGATAACATCATTATCCATACCCCGGGCAAAAACGACAATAAAGAATATATAGGCAATGCCTTGCATTCCAAAATGGCTTCGGTTTTCGCACAACTTATCGTAAACGGTAAAAACGAAGGCGTACATGCCATTCTTGTTCCCGTGCGTGATGAAAAACACGAATTACTCCCTGGCGTAACCATAGAAGACAATGGGTATAAGCTGGGACTTAATGGCGTAGACAATGGTAAAATATGGTTCAATCAAGTTGCTGTGCCGAGGGAAAATTTATTGAACAAATACGGCACCATAACCGACAAAGGAGAATATCACTCCGATATCAAAAATCCCAATAAACGTTTCTTCACTATGTTAGGAACCCTAGTTGGGGGCAGGATATGTGTTGCAAGAGCTGGATTGGGGGGTGCCAAGATGTCTTTGACCATCGCGATAAAACATGCTTTAAAAAGGCGACAATTCAACGATAGTGTAAAAATTCAGGAAGATCTTTTGATGGACTATCCAACACATCAGCTACGATTGACCCCCTTGGTAGCCAGCGCATACGTATATCACGTGACCTTGGATAAAATGATGGAGGTATACTGTGACGATTCACAGCCGGACAAGCGCAAAGTAGAAACCCAGGTTGCCGGATTAAAATCGATCATAACCTGGTATGCAAACAATACCATACAAGAATGTCGTGAAGCCTGCGGCGGAAAAGGATATCTTATCGAAAACCGTATAGCCGACCTAAAGGGAGATGTGGATATTTTCACAACTTTTGAAGGGGATAACAACGTTCTGCTTCAACTTGCCGCCAAAGGCGTTTTATCAGATTTTAAGGCCGAGTTCAATAGTGCAGGGTTTTCATCGGTATTAAAAGTATTGGCCAAACAATTGAGCGATAAGCTATCCAACATAAACCCCATGTACTCAAATAAGGTTGACAAGGAACATTTGTACAATCCCAAGTTTCACAAACACGCTTTCGACTATCGTACGCGAAGATTAACCTACACATTGGCCATGCGTATACGCAGTTACATCAAAAAAGGTATTCCATCATACCAAGCCTTTCTCAAGGTCCAAACCCATTTGTTGGCGTTGGGCAAAGCCTATAGCATTGAACTTGCTTACCGCACATTTGCCGATTTTGCAGAGACCATTAAAGACGAGAAGTATAGGGCCCTTTTTGAAAAATTAGGTACTTTGTATGCGCTATATGAAATACGAAAAGATGCAGCTTGGTATCTGGAGCAAGGTTACATAGGCAGTTCAAAATCAAAAGCTATCCGACAAAGAGTGGAACGTTTATGTACCGAACTCAGACCGCACATTGATGTTTTGGTTGATGGTTTTGGCATCCCCAAGCACTGTATGTCGGCGCCCGTAGCCAACTAA
- the ruvB gene encoding Holliday junction branch migration DNA helicase RuvB produces the protein MNDNLDSTTDGFSDAELDIERALRPVNFDDFTGQEQVLENLKVFVEAANQRKEALDHTLFHGPPGLGKTTLAHILANELGVGIKITSGPVLDKPGDLAGLLTNLDERDVLFIDEIHRLSPIVEEYLYSAMEDYKIDIMIETGPNARSVQINLNPFTLIGATTRSGLLTAPMRARFGIQSRLQYYSTELLSTIVERSAEILKVPIAHDAAIEIAGRSRGTPRICNALLRRVRDFAQIKGNGKIDMEISKFSLKALNVDAHGLDEMDNKILVTIIDKFKGGPVGITTLATAVSESAETIEEVYEPFLIQQGFIMRTPRGREVTELAYKHLGKIKGGTQPGLF, from the coding sequence ATGAACGATAATCTAGACTCTACGACCGACGGTTTCTCCGATGCCGAATTGGATATAGAAAGAGCTTTACGCCCTGTAAATTTTGATGATTTTACGGGACAGGAGCAAGTTCTTGAAAATCTAAAGGTTTTTGTTGAGGCTGCCAACCAAAGGAAAGAAGCGTTGGATCATACCCTGTTTCACGGCCCGCCCGGTTTGGGGAAAACGACTTTGGCGCATATTCTGGCCAATGAACTGGGCGTCGGTATCAAAATTACTTCTGGCCCGGTACTGGACAAACCGGGAGATCTTGCGGGATTACTAACCAATTTGGATGAACGTGATGTGCTGTTCATTGACGAAATACATAGGTTGAGCCCTATCGTAGAAGAGTATTTGTATTCTGCCATGGAAGATTACAAAATCGATATCATGATAGAGACCGGGCCCAATGCACGTTCTGTTCAAATTAATCTAAATCCTTTTACGCTTATCGGTGCCACCACTCGCTCTGGCTTGTTAACAGCTCCTATGCGAGCAAGGTTCGGCATTCAAAGTCGACTCCAATACTATTCTACCGAACTTTTGTCGACCATAGTTGAACGTAGTGCCGAAATCCTAAAAGTACCCATTGCCCATGACGCCGCGATCGAAATCGCCGGACGTAGTAGGGGAACGCCGAGAATATGCAATGCGCTATTGCGTAGGGTAAGGGATTTCGCCCAAATAAAGGGTAACGGTAAAATTGATATGGAAATATCAAAATTCAGCTTAAAGGCATTGAATGTTGATGCACACGGGCTTGATGAAATGGACAATAAGATTTTGGTGACCATCATCGATAAGTTCAAGGGCGGCCCTGTGGGGATTACCACATTGGCAACTGCAGTTTCCGAAAGCGCGGAAACCATAGAGGAAGTGTATGAACCTTTTTTAATCCAACAGGGGTTTATTATGCGTACACCTAGAGGTCGAGAAGTCACCGAACTGGCGTATAAGCATTTAGGCAAAATAAAAGGAGGAACACAACCGGGATTGTTCTAA